One region of Pan paniscus chromosome 5, NHGRI_mPanPan1-v2.0_pri, whole genome shotgun sequence genomic DNA includes:
- the BAG2 gene encoding BAG family molecular chaperone regulator 2 isoform X2 — MPHMWVEALREAATAVEQEKEILLEMIHSIQNSQDMRQISDGEREELNLTANRLMGRTLTVEVSVETIRNPQQQESLKHATRIIDEVVNKFLDDLGNAKSHLMSLYSACSSEVPHGPVDQKFQSIVIGCALEDQKKIKRRLETLLRNIENSDKAIKLLEHSKGAGSKTLQQNAESRFN, encoded by the exons ATGCCTCACATGTG GGTTGAAGCTTTGAGAGAAGCAGCAACTGCTGttgagcaagagaaagaaatccttCTGGAAATGATCCACAGTATCCAAAATAGCCAGGACATGAGGCAGATCAGTGACG gagaaagagaagaattaaATCTGACTGCAAACCGTTTGATGGGAAGAACTCTCACCGTTGAAGTGTCAGTAGAAACAATTAGAAACCCCCAGCAGCAAGAATCCCTAAAGCATGCCACAAGGATTATTGATGAGGTGGTCAATAAGTTTCTGGATGATTTGGGAAATGCCAAGAGTCATTTAATGTCGCTCTACAGTGCATGTTCATCTGAGGTGCCACATGGGCCAGTTGATCAGAAGTTTCAATCCATAGTAATTGGCTGTGCTCTTGAAGATcagaagaaaattaagagaagATTAGAGACTCTGCTTAGAAATATTGAAAACTCTGACAAGGCCATCAAGCTATTAGAGCATTCTAAAGGAGCTGGTTCCAAAACTCTGCAACAAAATGCTGAAAGCAGATTCAATTAG